A region of Leclercia adecarboxylata DNA encodes the following proteins:
- a CDS encoding MFS transporter yields MFRQWLALVIIVLVYIPVAIDATVLHVAAPTLSMTLDASGNELLWIIDIYSLVMAGMVLPMGALGDRIGFKRLLILGSSLFGLSSLAAAFAPTAGWLIAARALLAIGAAMIIPATLAGIRTLFADARQRNIALGVWAAVGSGGAAFGPLIGGMLLAHFYWGAVFLINVPIVLLVVCLAARFVPAQEGRPEQPLNITHALMLIVAILLLVFSAKTALKGALSPWLVAVTLLTGGMMLFAFVRIQLRARTPMIDMRLFGHRVILSGVVMAMTAMIALVGFELLMAQELQFVHGFTPFEAGMFMLPLMVASGFSGPIAGVLVGRLGLRIVATGGMGLSALSFTGLSMLDFSTQQWQAWSLMVLLGFSAASALLASTSAIMAAAPKEKAAAAGAIETMSYELGAGLGIAIFGLLLTRSFSASIELPQGLDASLAGQASSSIGEAVKVAQDLPPTLAESVIEAAKTAFITSHSVALGSAGGMLLVLAVGIWFSLKKVSQR; encoded by the coding sequence ATGTTTCGTCAGTGGTTAGCGTTAGTGATTATCGTGCTGGTCTATATCCCGGTCGCGATTGACGCCACGGTGCTGCACGTCGCCGCGCCGACGCTGAGTATGACCCTGGATGCCAGCGGCAATGAACTGCTGTGGATCATTGATATTTACTCGCTGGTGATGGCCGGTATGGTGCTGCCGATGGGGGCGCTTGGGGATCGGATTGGCTTTAAGCGTCTGCTGATTCTGGGCAGTAGCCTGTTCGGGCTGTCGTCGCTGGCGGCGGCATTTGCGCCCACGGCCGGGTGGCTGATTGCGGCGCGGGCGCTGCTGGCCATCGGTGCGGCGATGATTATTCCCGCCACGCTCGCCGGGATCCGCACGCTGTTTGCCGACGCGCGCCAGCGCAATATCGCTCTCGGCGTCTGGGCGGCGGTGGGCTCGGGCGGTGCGGCCTTTGGCCCGCTGATCGGCGGCATGCTGCTGGCGCACTTCTACTGGGGCGCGGTGTTTCTGATCAACGTCCCGATTGTGCTGCTGGTGGTCTGTCTGGCGGCGCGGTTTGTGCCCGCTCAGGAGGGGCGGCCCGAGCAGCCGCTCAATATCACCCATGCCCTGATGCTGATCGTGGCGATTTTGCTGCTGGTCTTCAGCGCCAAAACCGCGCTGAAAGGGGCGCTTTCCCCATGGCTGGTGGCGGTTACGCTCTTAACGGGCGGGATGATGCTGTTTGCTTTTGTACGCATCCAGCTGCGCGCCCGCACGCCGATGATCGACATGCGGCTGTTCGGCCATCGCGTGATTTTAAGCGGCGTGGTGATGGCGATGACGGCGATGATCGCCCTGGTGGGCTTCGAACTGCTGATGGCTCAGGAGCTGCAGTTTGTCCACGGCTTCACGCCGTTTGAAGCGGGAATGTTTATGCTGCCGCTGATGGTGGCCAGCGGTTTCAGCGGGCCGATTGCCGGGGTGCTGGTAGGGCGTCTTGGGCTGCGGATCGTGGCGACCGGCGGCATGGGGTTAAGCGCGCTCAGCTTTACGGGCCTGTCGATGCTCGATTTCAGCACCCAGCAGTGGCAGGCCTGGAGCCTGATGGTGTTGCTGGGGTTCAGCGCGGCGAGCGCGCTGCTGGCGTCCACCTCGGCGATCATGGCCGCTGCGCCAAAAGAGAAAGCCGCCGCCGCAGGGGCGATTGAGACCATGTCCTATGAGCTGGGTGCGGGACTGGGAATTGCGATTTTTGGCCTGCTGCTGACCCGCAGTTTTTCGGCATCGATTGAGCTGCCCCAGGGGCTGGACGCATCCCTTGCCGGGCAGGCTTCATCTTCAATTGGCGAGGCGGTGAAAGTCGCGCAGGATCTGCCACCGACTCTGGCGGAATCAGTGATTGAGGCAGCGAAAACGGCGTTTATTACCTCCCACAGCGTGGCGCTGGGCAGTGCGGGCGGGATGCTGCTGGTGCTGGCGGTGGGGATCTGGTTTAGTCTGAAGAAGGTGTCGCAGCGGTAA
- a CDS encoding NarK family nitrate/nitrite MFS transporter, which yields MSQQTEKNNHYLLSNWKPENAAFWENKGKAIARRNLVISVACLLLAFCVWMLFSAVAVNLNKVGFNFTTDQLFMLTALPSLSGAILRVPYSFMVPIFGGRYWTVLSTVILIIPCVWLGIAVQNTSTPYSVFIIIALLCGFAGANFASSMGNISFFFPKSKQGSALGINGGLGNLGVSVMQMVAPVVIFLPMFTFLGVHGVPQEDGSSLFLANAAWIWAPLLLLATVAAFFGMNDIASSKATIASQLPVLKRLHLWLLSLLYLATFGSFIGFSAGFAMLSKTQFPDVNILHLAFFGPLIGALARSAGGVISDKLGGVRVTLVNFIFMALFSALLFLTLPGTGSGSFTAFYLVFMGLFLTAGLGSGSTFQMIAVIFRQITVYRVKLHGGTDEQAQKEAVTDTAAALGFISAIGAVGGFFIPKAFGTSLAMTGSPVGAMKVFLVFYIVCVFVTWLVYGRRQKHVKS from the coding sequence ATGTCGCAACAAACTGAGAAGAATAATCATTATCTTTTAAGTAACTGGAAACCGGAAAACGCTGCATTTTGGGAAAATAAAGGTAAGGCGATTGCGCGACGAAATTTGGTTATCTCCGTCGCCTGTTTGCTGCTGGCATTCTGCGTCTGGATGCTATTTAGCGCCGTTGCGGTGAATCTGAATAAAGTCGGATTTAATTTCACTACCGATCAGCTATTTATGTTAACCGCCCTGCCGTCACTCTCCGGGGCAATATTACGCGTCCCCTACTCCTTTATGGTGCCTATATTTGGCGGTCGCTACTGGACGGTATTAAGCACCGTTATTCTGATTATTCCCTGCGTGTGGCTGGGTATTGCGGTACAAAATACATCTACCCCCTATTCGGTATTTATCATCATCGCCCTGTTATGCGGTTTTGCCGGGGCCAACTTCGCCTCCAGCATGGGCAATATCAGCTTCTTCTTCCCCAAATCGAAACAGGGCAGCGCCCTGGGCATTAACGGCGGGCTGGGCAATCTGGGCGTCAGCGTGATGCAGATGGTCGCCCCGGTGGTGATCTTCCTGCCGATGTTTACCTTTCTCGGGGTTCACGGCGTGCCGCAGGAGGATGGCTCAAGCCTGTTCCTGGCGAACGCCGCCTGGATCTGGGCCCCGCTACTGCTGCTGGCGACCGTTGCCGCTTTTTTTGGCATGAACGATATCGCCAGCTCGAAGGCCACCATCGCCAGCCAGCTCCCGGTGCTTAAGCGTCTGCACCTGTGGCTGCTGAGCCTGCTCTATCTGGCAACCTTCGGCTCGTTTATAGGTTTTTCGGCGGGCTTTGCCATGCTGTCGAAAACTCAGTTCCCGGACGTTAACATCCTGCATCTGGCCTTCTTCGGCCCGCTTATCGGCGCGCTGGCCCGTTCGGCGGGCGGGGTGATCTCCGACAAGCTCGGCGGGGTGCGCGTCACCCTGGTCAACTTCATCTTTATGGCGCTGTTCAGCGCCCTGCTTTTCCTCACCCTGCCAGGCACCGGTTCCGGCAGCTTTACCGCCTTCTATCTGGTGTTTATGGGGTTGTTCCTCACCGCTGGCCTCGGCAGTGGATCCACCTTCCAGATGATCGCTGTCATCTTCCGTCAAATCACCGTTTATAGAGTGAAACTCCACGGCGGCACCGACGAACAGGCGCAGAAAGAGGCGGTTACCGATACCGCCGCCGCGTTGGGGTTTATCTCGGCCATTGGCGCCGTCGGCGGGTTCTTCATTCCCAAAGCCTTCGGCACGTCGCTGGCGATGACCGGCTCGCCGGTCGGTGCGATGAAGGTCTTCCTGGTGTTCTACATCGTCTGCGTGTTCGTCACCTGGCTGGTGTATGGCCGTCGGCAGAAGCACGTCAAATCATAA
- a CDS encoding TetR family transcriptional regulator, protein MSYLSKDERREEILQAAMRVALSEGFTAMTVRRIAAEAKVATGQVHHHFSSAGELKAQAFVRLIRTLLDADVVAENASWRERLHSMLGSDDRSFEPYIRLWREAQLLAIRDDEIKGAYVLTMEMWHQETVAIIRAGADAKAFTLNDRPENIAWRLIGLVCGLDSFYVLNMPEMDETAFNQHLETLITLELY, encoded by the coding sequence ATGAGCTATCTGAGCAAGGACGAACGGCGGGAAGAGATTTTGCAGGCCGCCATGCGCGTGGCCCTAAGCGAAGGCTTTACCGCAATGACCGTCAGACGTATCGCCGCCGAGGCAAAAGTGGCGACAGGTCAGGTCCATCACCACTTCTCCTCCGCAGGCGAACTTAAAGCCCAGGCCTTTGTGCGCCTGATCCGCACCCTGCTGGACGCCGACGTGGTGGCAGAAAACGCCAGCTGGCGTGAACGCCTGCATTCTATGCTCGGCAGCGACGACCGCAGTTTCGAGCCCTATATCCGCCTGTGGCGCGAAGCGCAGCTGTTAGCTATTCGCGACGACGAAATAAAAGGCGCCTACGTATTAACCATGGAGATGTGGCATCAGGAGACGGTAGCCATAATTCGCGCCGGGGCAGACGCAAAGGCTTTTACGCTTAACGATCGTCCGGAAAATATCGCCTGGCGCTTAATAGGTCTGGTCTGCGGCCTCGATAGTTTTTACGTGTTAAATATGCCGGAAATGGACGAGACCGCATTTAATCAGCATCTCGAAACCTTAATTACGCTTGAGCTTTATTAA
- a CDS encoding helix-turn-helix domain-containing protein, which translates to MTERLKRIQGMAQRYNKLGVVKDETLASIDAAVAARHIPAVREMTGGEIKEVRTRYNMSQAALAITTGMSVESVSKWERNESKPNKAALRIINIIDIKGPEVFMV; encoded by the coding sequence ATGACTGAACGGCTGAAACGTATTCAGGGCATGGCTCAGCGTTACAACAAATTAGGTGTTGTTAAAGATGAGACGCTGGCATCCATAGATGCTGCAGTGGCTGCTCGTCATATTCCGGCAGTTCGCGAGATGACCGGTGGCGAGATTAAAGAAGTACGTACGCGCTATAACATGTCGCAGGCAGCCCTGGCCATAACGACCGGAATGTCGGTTGAAAGCGTATCGAAGTGGGAGCGAAACGAAAGTAAACCCAATAAAGCGGCGCTGCGAATTATTAATATCATTGATATCAAAGGTCCGGAAGTTTTTATGGTCTGA
- a CDS encoding branched-chain amino acid ABC transporter substrate-binding protein has protein sequence MKSIKISALSAAILLSGFASTGTWAADSETVVIGLAGPLTGPSARIGKDLENGAQLAIDDINKQHPTIGGKAVTFKLQSEDDQSDPRTAVAVAQRLVDSGVAGVVGHWNTGTSIPAARVYHDAGIAQVAPVATGHAYTKQGFDTSFRVMGHDDDGGQFAGQYAINTLKAKRIAVIDDRTAFGQGLADEFIKSLEAQGVKIVDRQYVDDKTVDFSAVLTAIRSKNADLIFFGGVDSQAAPLARRIKQLGMNTTLMGAGGFVSQTFLQLAQKEGEGVVALEPGLPVDQMPGGKTFEQAYQSRYHTHIELHAPFAYDATRVLVAAMEKADSVDPSEYLPALRAISYSGVTGQIAFDDQGNLKAPSFTVYKVVDGKWQPQTVLGGAKAK, from the coding sequence ATGAAAAGCATAAAAATCAGTGCGCTCAGCGCCGCCATTCTGCTCAGCGGGTTTGCTTCAACCGGCACCTGGGCCGCCGACAGCGAAACCGTGGTGATTGGCCTGGCGGGCCCGCTGACCGGCCCGTCCGCCCGTATCGGTAAAGATCTGGAGAACGGTGCGCAGCTGGCAATTGATGACATCAACAAGCAGCACCCGACCATCGGCGGCAAGGCAGTGACCTTTAAACTGCAGTCGGAAGATGACCAGTCTGATCCGCGCACCGCCGTGGCCGTGGCGCAGCGCCTGGTGGACAGCGGCGTAGCGGGCGTGGTCGGTCACTGGAACACCGGGACCAGCATTCCGGCGGCGCGTGTCTATCACGATGCCGGTATTGCCCAGGTCGCGCCGGTCGCCACCGGTCATGCCTATACAAAACAGGGCTTCGACACCAGCTTCCGCGTGATGGGCCACGACGATGATGGCGGCCAGTTTGCCGGGCAGTACGCCATCAACACCCTGAAAGCGAAACGCATCGCGGTGATCGACGACCGTACCGCTTTTGGTCAGGGTCTGGCCGACGAGTTTATTAAATCGCTGGAAGCGCAGGGCGTGAAGATTGTCGACCGTCAGTACGTTGACGACAAGACCGTCGATTTTAGCGCCGTATTGACCGCCATTCGCAGCAAAAACGCCGATCTGATCTTCTTCGGCGGCGTGGACAGCCAGGCGGCACCGCTGGCGCGTCGTATCAAGCAGCTGGGCATGAACACCACCCTGATGGGCGCAGGCGGCTTTGTCAGCCAGACCTTCCTCCAGCTGGCGCAGAAAGAGGGTGAAGGCGTTGTCGCGCTGGAGCCGGGGCTGCCGGTGGATCAGATGCCGGGCGGCAAAACCTTCGAGCAGGCGTATCAGTCCCGCTACCACACCCATATCGAGCTCCACGCCCCGTTCGCCTATGACGCAACCCGCGTGCTGGTCGCGGCGATGGAAAAAGCCGACTCGGTGGATCCGTCAGAGTACCTGCCTGCCCTGCGCGCCATCAGCTACTCCGGCGTCACCGGGCAGATCGCCTTTGACGATCAGGGCAACCTGAAAGCGCCGTCGTTCACCGTCTATAAAGTGGTCGATGGCAAATGGCAGCCGCAAACCGTGCTCGGCGGCGCAAAAGCTAAGTAA
- a CDS encoding L-2-amino-thiazoline-4-carboxylic acid hydrolase, with protein MSDNNELGILARRKIEAEIIKPIYEILVREIGKTRAQAVIGEAIEQAAINAGKEFASKEPDGADVKSFIALQYLWEKDNALDVKVIDADDQQYNYNVTRCRYAEMYHEMGLGEIGHLLSCARDEKFIVGYAPDVELTRTTTIMQGGACCDFRYRSTRDKA; from the coding sequence ATGAGTGATAATAATGAGCTGGGCATTCTCGCCCGCCGCAAAATTGAAGCAGAAATTATTAAGCCAATTTACGAGATCCTGGTCCGCGAGATCGGTAAGACCCGCGCCCAGGCGGTGATTGGCGAAGCCATTGAGCAGGCCGCCATTAACGCCGGTAAAGAGTTTGCCAGCAAGGAGCCGGACGGCGCGGACGTGAAGAGCTTTATCGCCCTGCAGTATCTGTGGGAGAAGGATAACGCCCTCGACGTGAAGGTAATCGACGCCGACGACCAGCAGTACAACTACAACGTTACCCGCTGTCGCTATGCCGAGATGTATCACGAGATGGGCCTCGGCGAGATTGGCCACCTGCTCTCCTGCGCCCGCGACGAGAAATTTATCGTCGGCTATGCCCCGGACGTGGAGCTGACCCGCACCACCACCATTATGCAGGGCGGCGCATGCTGCGACTTCCGCTATCGCAGCACCAGGGACAAAGCATGA
- a CDS encoding ABC transporter ATP-binding protein encodes MSELLKVERLDVHYGGIQAVRDVSFTLREGEQATLIGANGAGKSSTVRAITGLERFGGNIEFKGQPVRKQKAEALLRDGLVMVPEGRGIFARMTVLENLQMGAWLRRDTVTVKLEMNEIFERFPRLGERQHQLAGLLSGGEQQLLALNRALLSRPRLLILDEPSMGLAPKMVENIFAVIAGLRERGVALLLIEQNARLALEVTDQAWVMDSGSIVHHGASKAMLDDDQIAQIYLGEMPA; translated from the coding sequence ATGTCTGAATTACTGAAAGTGGAACGTCTGGACGTGCATTACGGCGGTATCCAGGCGGTGCGGGACGTCTCCTTTACCCTGCGCGAAGGCGAACAGGCCACGCTGATTGGCGCGAACGGCGCGGGTAAAAGCTCCACCGTGCGGGCCATCACCGGGCTGGAGCGTTTTGGCGGCAACATCGAATTTAAGGGCCAGCCGGTACGCAAGCAGAAAGCCGAAGCGCTGCTGCGCGACGGGCTGGTGATGGTCCCGGAAGGACGCGGCATCTTCGCCCGCATGACGGTGCTGGAAAACCTGCAGATGGGGGCATGGCTCAGGCGTGACACTGTCACTGTTAAGCTGGAGATGAACGAGATTTTCGAGCGATTCCCGCGCCTGGGCGAACGCCAGCACCAGCTGGCCGGGCTGCTCTCCGGCGGGGAGCAACAGCTTTTAGCCCTTAACCGCGCCCTGCTCAGCCGCCCGCGCCTGCTGATCCTCGACGAACCCTCGATGGGCCTCGCGCCCAAAATGGTCGAGAACATATTTGCGGTCATCGCCGGGCTGCGCGAGCGCGGCGTGGCTTTGTTGCTTATCGAGCAAAACGCCCGGCTGGCGCTTGAGGTGACCGACCAGGCCTGGGTAATGGACAGCGGCAGCATCGTCCATCACGGCGCGTCAAAGGCGATGCTCGACGACGACCAGATTGCACAGATTTATTTGGGCGAAATGCCCGCTTAA
- a CDS encoding Zn-dependent hydrolase translates to MIRVNADRLWSTLEMMAQIGGTPAGGVTRLALSDEDRIARNLLRDWALEAGFTCEVDSMGNMFIRRAGKNPALAPVMTGSHVDSQPLGGNYDGIYGVLAGLELLRTLNDRQVETERDIVLVNWTNEEGARFAPAMLASGVWAGQLSEEFAYARMDSKKVTVRDALEAIGYRGERPARAFPIHACYELHIEQGPILEDEAIDIGLVRAAMGQRWFTITLDGFAAHAGTTPMHSRRDALTAFAELALKVEEIGYQHTPDGRATIGMANVTPNSRNVVPSRVVCSVEFRHPQSEALEAMEAALHQAAADLSARGVSANVERIFDYAPIAFDEACLARTENAVAALGYSSKSMVSGAGHDTCYVSKIAPASMIFIPCVKGISHNEAEKILPEWSEKGANVLLHSVLSAAQEL, encoded by the coding sequence ATGATCCGCGTTAACGCAGACCGTCTGTGGTCGACGCTGGAGATGATGGCGCAGATCGGTGGCACGCCCGCGGGCGGCGTCACCCGTCTGGCGTTGAGCGACGAAGACCGCATTGCCCGCAACCTGCTGCGCGACTGGGCGCTGGAGGCCGGTTTTACCTGCGAGGTGGACAGCATGGGCAACATGTTTATCCGACGCGCGGGTAAAAACCCGGCGCTTGCCCCGGTGATGACCGGTTCGCACGTGGACTCCCAGCCGCTCGGCGGCAACTATGATGGGATCTACGGCGTGCTGGCCGGACTGGAGCTGCTGCGCACCCTGAACGATCGTCAGGTCGAAACCGAGCGCGATATCGTGCTGGTGAACTGGACCAACGAAGAGGGCGCGCGCTTTGCTCCGGCGATGCTCGCCTCTGGCGTCTGGGCGGGTCAGCTTAGCGAAGAGTTTGCTTACGCCAGGATGGACAGCAAAAAGGTCACGGTGCGCGATGCCCTTGAGGCCATCGGCTATCGTGGCGAGCGCCCTGCCCGCGCCTTCCCGATCCACGCCTGCTATGAGCTGCATATCGAACAGGGTCCGATTCTGGAGGATGAAGCCATTGATATCGGGCTGGTGCGCGCGGCGATGGGTCAGCGCTGGTTCACCATCACGCTCGACGGTTTTGCCGCTCACGCCGGTACCACGCCGATGCACAGCCGCCGCGACGCCTTAACCGCCTTTGCGGAGCTGGCGTTAAAGGTGGAAGAGATTGGCTATCAGCATACCCCTGATGGCCGGGCGACCATCGGCATGGCGAACGTGACCCCCAACTCGCGCAACGTCGTTCCGTCCCGGGTGGTGTGTAGCGTCGAGTTCCGTCATCCGCAAAGTGAAGCGCTGGAGGCGATGGAAGCAGCACTGCATCAGGCGGCGGCGGATCTCTCTGCCCGTGGCGTCAGCGCCAACGTCGAGCGCATCTTCGACTATGCGCCGATTGCATTTGACGAGGCCTGTCTTGCCCGCACGGAAAACGCCGTGGCCGCGCTGGGCTATTCCTCGAAGTCGATGGTTTCCGGCGCCGGGCACGATACCTGTTACGTAAGCAAAATCGCCCCGGCCAGCATGATCTTTATCCCCTGCGTGAAAGGCATCAGCCATAACGAAGCGGAAAAGATCCTGCCGGAGTGGTCAGAGAAAGGGGCAAACGTGTTGTTGCACAGCGTGTTGAGCGCCGCGCAGGAATTGTAG